Within Butyrivibrio fibrisolvens, the genomic segment GATATGTCATCTGAGTGTAAATTCATCCGGCACATGACAATTTGATTGCATGCCTGCCAAAAGTGCCTACGAGGGGGCAAAACAAATGAAGATTACAGATGTACGTGTTCGTAAGGTTCTGAAACAGGGCAAAATGAAAGCAGTGGTTTCAATTACTTTTGATAATGAATTTGTAGTTCATGATATCAAGGTAATCGAAGGCGAAAAAGGATTGTTCATTGCTATGCCATCCAAGAAGTCGGCGGATGGTGAATACCGTGACATAGCTCATCCGATTAATTCCGACACACGCCAGCAGATTCAAACGATGATCCTTGATGCATATGAGAAAGCAGCTGTAGAAGATGATACAGCACAGCCGGCAGAAGAAATGCCGGAAACTCCTTTTGTTTAACTAAAAACTCAGGAACGATACATAACTCTCACGCAGGGGCGGGGCTAAAGTTTGCCACTTAGGCAACATTTAGCCCTGCCTCTGTGCGTTATGGGGCGCGATTTGAATATGTGTGATATAATATGATAGGCTGGAAGGGGGCTTTTTAAAAAGGGTTATGTCTTCATGATCTTTTTGATGTCAGTGGTCCTGACCAAGTAGCCATTATAACAGCTATATTAAAATAATAAATATAACAAAGTACTATTGTATAAAGCAGTAGACACATGAGGTTAAGATGAAAATACTTAGTGTGATTGTCCCATGCTATAACGAAGAAGAGAATGTTTCAGACTTCTATGATGAACTTATGAAGACTGAAGAATTCTTTAAAAGTAAAGAAGTTGATTTTGAGATCATATATATTGATGACGGATCTAAAGATAATACAGCATTAGAAGTTCACAAGCTTATAGATAAGGATAAAAGAGTACATTTTGTAAGCTTTTCAAGAAATTTTGGTAAGGAAGCTGCGATCTATGCAGGCCTTCAGCATGCCAAGGGAGATTATGTGGTAATGCTTGATGCAGATCTTCAGGATCCGCCGGCTCTTCTTCCACAGATGTACTCTTATATAGTTAATGAAGGATATGATTCTGTAGCAACAAGGCGAGTTGACAGAAAAGGTGAACCTCCGATAAGGTCATTTTTTGCAAGAAGGTTCTATCATCTTATCAACAAGATGTCCAAGACTGAGATAGTAGACGGAGCAAGAGATTACCGCCTTATGACAAGGAGATTTGTTGATGCTATCTTGTCCATGGAAGAGTATAACCGCTTCTCCAAGGGCATATTCGGATGGGTAGGCTTTAACACCAAGTGGATCGAGTTTGAGAACATAGAAAGGAAGAAGGGAGAGACTAAGTGGTCCTTCTGGAAACTTTTTGTATATGCTATAGACGGTATCATCGCCTTTTCAACAGTGCCGCTTGCAATCGCATCTATAATAGGAACACTGTTTTGTGTGATCGCATTTATAGGCATACTGTTTATCCTTATAAGAAGCCTGTTTTGGCAGGATCCTACAAGCGGATGGCCTTCAATGGTATGTATCATAATGCTTGTAAGCGGAGTGCAGCTCTTCTGCCTTGGCGTTGTAGGACAGTACTTGTCCAAGACATACCTTGAAGTTAAGAAGAGACCTCTGTATCTTGTGAAAGAGGATATATAAGAGAGTTAATTATCTAAGGTAATTATCTCCAAGAGATTTTTTAATAAATTACTCCAGATTTAATAGGGGCATTATATGGCACGCAGACGTTATTCTGAATCATCAAAAAGAATCATCACACTTATAATAGGCTTGTGCGAGCTGATCCTGGAAACTTTTGTATACGGATGGTTCTGGTTTAAAAGATATTATCCTGAGCTGTCTTCTGTTCGTATAAGCCAGGATGGCTACGTACTTGGTAATGGTATCAAATACACGATGAACGGACATATTGTAGTCCTGCTCATCTATTTTATGCTACTCTTTTTCTTTTCCCGTACATATGGAGGTCTGAGAGTAGGCTATGACAAGCCTTTGGACGTATTCTTGTCACAGATATTCACGCTTTTAATAGTTAATCTTATATCTTATTTCCAGCTCTCTCTTATGAGGAACTGGCTTGTATCAGTGGGACCTATTGTAAGAGTCCTTTTCTATGAGCTTGTTCTGTCATTCATATGGACATATGTAGTAGATTATCTGTACAAGAGATTTATACAGATGCCAAGAGAGCTC encodes:
- a CDS encoding glycosyltransferase family 2 protein, with translation MKILSVIVPCYNEEENVSDFYDELMKTEEFFKSKEVDFEIIYIDDGSKDNTALEVHKLIDKDKRVHFVSFSRNFGKEAAIYAGLQHAKGDYVVMLDADLQDPPALLPQMYSYIVNEGYDSVATRRVDRKGEPPIRSFFARRFYHLINKMSKTEIVDGARDYRLMTRRFVDAILSMEEYNRFSKGIFGWVGFNTKWIEFENIERKKGETKWSFWKLFVYAIDGIIAFSTVPLAIASIIGTLFCVIAFIGILFILIRSLFWQDPTSGWPSMVCIIMLVSGVQLFCLGVVGQYLSKTYLEVKKRPLYLVKEDI
- the spoVG gene encoding septation regulator SpoVG; translation: MKITDVRVRKVLKQGKMKAVVSITFDNEFVVHDIKVIEGEKGLFIAMPSKKSADGEYRDIAHPINSDTRQQIQTMILDAYEKAAVEDDTAQPAEEMPETPFV